The following nucleotide sequence is from Mesobacillus jeotgali.
GGCGACCTTTGGTATGCAGAAGATGGTTCCGGACAGGACCGAATTATGGGGATTACACCAGAAGGCAAGGTTTATCCTTTTGCTGCCAACCGTTTAAGCGGTTCTGAACTGGCAGGGCCAACCTTCTCGCCAGATGGAAATACCCTTTTCGTCAATATTCAAAGCCCAGGCAAAACGTTTGCCATTTGGGGGCCATTCCAGCGCCGCAATTCTGCGCGTGCAAGGGAAATGTCCTTCGCTGCACCAGCCAATCTTGCACCTCAGGTTTCTGAAAAAGTGGCCAAGGCTGCCAAGGCACAAGGGATGTCCATCCTCGAAGCAGCCGCATTTGAGCGTCATGGAGTAAATATGTAACAGATTCATAAATAAGATGTAAGCTGAACACTTTGTATGGTTTACATCTTTTTTTACCTTCTTGGTTATTGTTGGTGAGCACGTAAAAATGGAGGTCTTGTCAATGTTACAGAATATAGGAATACCGGGCTTAATCCTTGTCCTTGTCATAGCTTTAATTATTTTTGGTCCATCCAAGCTGCCTGAAATAGGCCGTGCGTTTGGATCGACTTTAAAAGAGTTCAAAAAATCAACACGTGAATTGGTTGCCGAAGACGAGTCGAAAAAAGAGGATGAAAATAAAAGAAGTGTAACTCAATAAGAAATTGAAGAAGATGCAGGTAGCTACCATACTTTCATCTTCTTTTTTTAGAGGTGATTTTATGGATGAAAAACAGATGAATCTAGTAGGCCACTTGAGTGAATTGCGTAAACGCGTGATGATCATCGTCGGAAGCTTTATGTTCATTGTCATGGTGGCTTTGGTGTATGTGAAAAATATTTACCATTGGTTAGTCCAGGATTTATCAATAAAATTAGCTGTTCTCGGCCCAAGTGATATTTTGTGGGTGTATTTGATGTTGGCGGCCGTGATTGCTTTAGCGGGCACGATTCCGATTGCAGCTCATCAAATCTGGCTCTTTGTAAGGCCTGCTTTATCTGAAAAAGAGAAAAAAGTAACAGTAGCCTACATACCGGCACTATTCCTGCTTTTCATAGCGGGCATTTGCTTCGGGTATTTTGTCATTTTTCCGCTGGTGTTTCAATTCCTGCTTTCCTTATCAGAAGATATGTTCATGGAATTTTTCACGACAGAGAAATACTTTCGGTTTTTAATCCATATGGTCCTGCCCTTTGGTTTCTTATTTGAACTGCCTGTCGTCATTATGTTTTTGACGAGCCTGGGTGTGTTGAATCCATACCGGTTGCAAAAAGCCAGGAAGTATTCTTATTTTATGCTGATTGTCACAGCTGTTCTCATCACGCCCCCTGATCTTCTGTCAGACATACTTGTCATTATCCCCCTGCTGTTTTTGTACGAATGCAGCGTTCTATTATCGAAGATCGTTTACCGGCGGAAACAGGAATCTGAATTATCGGCAGCTTGAACTTTGCTTGTACAGGAGTAAGGGACAGTCCCATAAATGGGCTGTCCCGCAACTTGTTAATCTATCTGAATATCCCCATGCCCATATCTCCAAATTGATAATAAAGATAAAAAATGAAAAAAATTAGGTTGATTATGAAAGAAATACGGAGAAGAGATTTCGAAGCTTTTATTTTCCACAGTAAGAATACAATAAAGAAATTGATCAGCACTGGTACAAATGTATAGGTCATTCTTTCATCAATAAGAGAAAGTGCATTTGGGCTCAGCAAGTAAATGAAGCTGTCTGATATCTGTGCTATGACAGAAAAAATGATAAGACACCAAAATATCATCAGCAAAATGACTTTTTTCATTTTTCCCCAGCCTTGGCCTTCGCAATATGCTTCAACGCTTCTCTCCTGCTCAGTTTGAAATTGGATATGTATTCGTAATTTCAATCACTTTCTCAGGGTCTTGTTTAGCATATTCTCTTAATGCCCAGCCGATTGCTTTATTGATGAAGAAATCCTTGGTGTGGCAGGTTCTTGAGATGTTTTCCATTTTAGTTTCACCAACTCTGATTGATTTATATCTTTATTTATAGGATTATCGAATGGGCAGCATCTATTCCTCGCTGCGACGTC
It contains:
- a CDS encoding twin-arginine translocase TatA/TatE family subunit, whose translation is MLQNIGIPGLILVLVIALIIFGPSKLPEIGRAFGSTLKEFKKSTRELVAEDESKKEDENKRSVTQ
- the tatC gene encoding twin-arginine translocase subunit TatC, translated to MDEKQMNLVGHLSELRKRVMIIVGSFMFIVMVALVYVKNIYHWLVQDLSIKLAVLGPSDILWVYLMLAAVIALAGTIPIAAHQIWLFVRPALSEKEKKVTVAYIPALFLLFIAGICFGYFVIFPLVFQFLLSLSEDMFMEFFTTEKYFRFLIHMVLPFGFLFELPVVIMFLTSLGVLNPYRLQKARKYSYFMLIVTAVLITPPDLLSDILVIIPLLFLYECSVLLSKIVYRRKQESELSAA
- a CDS encoding DNA alkylation repair protein, translating into MENISRTCHTKDFFINKAIGWALREYAKQDPEKVIEITNTYPISN